In Pecten maximus chromosome 10, xPecMax1.1, whole genome shotgun sequence, one genomic interval encodes:
- the LOC117335776 gene encoding uncharacterized protein LOC117335776 — translation MAKNDRMYSRNLVLGGQKPRDGMEESLVPKEKQKAVDMVTVFVPEAVGENQVYCKSVTSILSKQDYQNYLPVYRPLTEPLTPSAEPDRPCYVTFLYIFLGILFCLLLAGISTCIYLAITQN, via the exons ATGGCAAAAAA CGATAGGATGTATTCCAGGAACCTCGTTCTCGGCGGCCAGAAGCCTCGTGATGGGATGGAAGAGAGCCTCGTTCCCAAAGAAAAACAGAAGGCGGTTGACATGGTGACGGTGTTCGTACCGGAAGCTGTGGGAGAAAATCAAGTCTACTGCAAGTCTGTGACGTCGATcctgtccaaacaagattatcAAAATTATCTCCCCGTTTATCGACCACTT acTGAGCCATTGACACCGTCTGCCGAGCCTGACCGCCCCTGTTACGTCACATTCCTCTATATATTTCTCGGGATATTATTCTGTCTGCTGTTGGCGGGAATATCTACCTGTATCTACCTGGCCATCACACagaattaa